The Caldicoprobacter guelmensis genome includes a region encoding these proteins:
- a CDS encoding thiamine phosphate synthase codes for MNDLFRIIDANINRASEGIRVLEDIARFYYSNASLTEKLKKLRHEIRKNLAEYLPQCISERDASDDIGLLVSGSLNVDGRSTLFDMISANFKRCQEALRVIEENLKLVGKYQLSKLYERLRFECYTLEKEYIEADWALKKRKKLDTDIYCITAEEYSRGRTNIEVVAQMIEAGIKIIQYREKDKKLIDKYRECLQIREMTQKAGVTFIVNDHVDLALMVGADGVHIGQDDLPVEKVRELVGERMIIGVSTHSPEQAQKAVAGGADYIGVGPIYRTFTKKDVCQPVGLEYLEYVAQNIDIPFVAIGGIKEHNVLEVKRAGAKCIAMVTEIVGADDIKAKIESIRRRLTW; via the coding sequence GTGAATGACCTTTTCAGGATCATCGACGCCAACATCAACAGGGCATCTGAGGGAATAAGGGTTTTAGAGGACATAGCCAGGTTTTACTACAGCAACGCCAGCTTGACTGAAAAGCTCAAGAAGTTGAGGCACGAAATAAGAAAGAATTTGGCGGAGTACCTGCCACAGTGCATTTCAGAGCGAGATGCATCGGACGACATTGGCCTGCTGGTATCCGGTAGCCTCAACGTTGATGGCAGAAGTACCCTATTTGATATGATTTCCGCCAATTTTAAGAGGTGCCAGGAAGCCCTAAGGGTCATCGAGGAAAACTTGAAACTAGTGGGCAAATACCAGCTTTCAAAGCTATACGAAAGGTTAAGGTTTGAGTGTTATACCCTCGAAAAGGAATATATAGAGGCCGACTGGGCACTGAAAAAGAGAAAGAAGCTGGATACCGACATATACTGCATCACAGCCGAGGAATATTCCCGTGGCAGGACCAACATAGAGGTAGTTGCTCAGATGATAGAAGCGGGGATAAAGATAATCCAGTACCGCGAAAAGGACAAAAAGCTCATCGATAAATACAGGGAATGCCTCCAAATACGCGAGATGACCCAAAAAGCCGGCGTCACTTTCATAGTCAACGACCACGTCGACCTGGCCTTGATGGTAGGTGCAGACGGTGTACACATAGGCCAGGACGACCTACCGGTCGAAAAGGTGAGAGAGCTAGTGGGCGAAAGGATGATCATAGGGGTGTCCACCCATTCCCCGGAACAAGCCCAAAAAGCGGTAGCCGGCGGAGCCGATTATATAGGCGTCGGTCCTATATATAGGACATTTACAAAGAAGGACGTATGCCAGCCGGTAGGGCTTGAATATCTTGAATATGTGGCACAAAATATCGACATACCCTTTGTGGCCATTGGCGGCATAAAGGAGCATAACGTTCTCGAAGTCAAAAGAGCGGGAGCAAAGTGCATAGCCATGGTAACCGAAATCGTAGGGGCTGACGATATAAAAGCCAAGATTGAATCCATTAGAAGGCGTCTGACCTGGTAA